In Malassezia japonica chromosome 2, complete sequence, one DNA window encodes the following:
- the GEM1 gene encoding ERMES complex Ca(2+)-binding regulatory GTPase gem1 (BUSCO:EOG0926133I; COG:V; EggNog:ENOG503NUWP; TransMembrane:1 (o664-686i)), producing the protein MRQEVRLVLAGDAGVGKSTLITSLIKESFVEDVQELVPELTLPADVSPEGVSTKIVDTCAGPEHQEKLETELRRANVIVLVYSVIDTESFERIPSYWLPYVRSLGINVPVILVGTKVDMRQSDLADELLEEEIAPVMADFKEVETCIECSARLALNVSEVFFYAQKAVLYPTAPLYDSRTHTLKPACVEALRNIFSLCDSDKDGVLSDEELNAFQLLCFNAPLQLQELEGIKHLVMDGAEAMSDPTLQHNALTLAGFLYLHTLFIQRGRLETTWTVLWTFGYGMDLALSHTYVYPPFDVPAGMSVELSPNGYQFLTEVFKAHDKDHDGALNEQELATLFATAPGGRHPWGALGFPGSTVTDEAGAITLQGWLAQWSMMTLLEHRTTLAYLAYLGYPLFAHPLTTNGSASPHLQGTNTPMYHSASPTSYAWLDGTAASARQPGYDEQPAATTSALKLVRARRPGDRKRNGSEQPSVFLALVLGAPGSGKTALLRNLVGKPFQTKYQPTHRLRRAVCAVEQGGAERYLVLQEYGSRNEAEALRSASKLASVNAIVFVYDSSDTNSFSYISNLRQQFAALSALPSLFVATKCDLDLAQQRHEVQPDVYCRKLGLSIPHLGAGPLNVSARHGQIAGLYSLILSIAADPRGAVPVHSRSLSYARMPWKAGAYAFLALFGATGAAWTVWRLLQRSGWPVRVPWLGRVDL; encoded by the exons ATGCGGCAGGAAGTCCGGCTGGTGTTGGCGGGCGatgccggcgtcggcaagTCGACATTGATTACGTCGCTGATCAAAGAGAGCTTTGTGGAAGACGTGCAAGAGCTTGTGCCTGAGCTCACGCTCCCCGCTGACGTTTCGCCCGAAGGCGTTTCGACCAAAATTGTGGATACGTGTG CTGGACCGGAGCACCAAGAGAAGCTCGAAACGGAACTGCGTCGTGCCAATGTGATTGTACTGGTGTACTCTGTGATTGATACCGAGTCATTTGAGCGCATTCCGTCGTACTGGCTGCCTTAtgtgcgctcgctcggcatcaATGTCCCCGTGATTCTCGTGGGCACCAAGGTGGACATGCGGCAGAGCGACCTTGCTGATGAGCTACTGGAGGAAGAGATTGCGCCGGTAATGGCCGATTTTAAAGAGGTCGAGACGTGCATCGAGTGCagtgcgcgccttgcgctgaATGTGAGCGAAGTGTTCTTTTATGCCCAAAAAGCCGTGCTGTACCCCACGGCGCCGCTGTACGACTCACGCACACACACACTCAAGCCTGCGtgtgtcgaggcgctgcgcaataTCTTTTCGCTGTGCGACTCGGACAAGGACGGTGTgctgagcgacgaggagctgaaTGCTTTCCAGCTGCTGTGCTTCAACGCGCCACtgcagctgcaggagctcgaaGGGATCAAGCACCTCGTGATGGACGGTGCAGAGGCAATGAGCGACCCTACGCTGCAGCACAATGCCCTGACCCTCGCCGGATTCCTCTACTTGCATACCCTCTTTATCCAGCGAGGCCGTCTAGAAACCACATGGACGGTCCTGTGGACGTTTGGCTACGGCATGGACCTCGCATTGTCGCACACCTACGTTTACCCACCGTTTGACGTGCCAGCGGGCATGTCGGTTGAGCTGTCGCCGAACGGCTACCAGTTCCTCACCGAGGTGTTCAAGGCGCACGACAAGGAccacgacggcgcgctcaacgagcaggagcttgcgacgctctttgccactgcgccgggcggccgcCATCCGTggggcgcgctcggcttcCCTGGAAGCACCGTTACCGACGAAGCAGGCGCCATTACGCTCCAAGGCTGGCTGGCGCAGTGGAGCATGATGACCCTactcgagcaccgcacgacgctcgcgtACCTCGCATACCTCGGCTACCCCCTCTTCGCGCATCCCCTCACGACGAacggcagcgcgtcgccgcaccTCCAGGGCACCAACACGCCGATGTACcacagcgcctcgccgacgtcctACGCGTGGCTCGACGGGACGGCCGCGTCCGCACGGCAGCCCGGCTACGACGAACAGCCCGCTgcgacgacctcggcgctgaagctcgtgcgtgcgcgccgccctgGCGACCGCAAGCGCAACGGCTCGGAGCAGCCGAGCGTCTTTTTGGCgctggtgctcggcgcgcccggcagcggcaagacggcgctgctgcgcaactTGGTCGGCAAGCCTTTCCAGACCAAGTACCAGCCGAcgcaccgcctgcgccgcgcggtgtGCGCCGTGGAgcaaggcggcgccgagcgctacCTCGTTCTGCAAGAGTACGGCTCGCGcaacgaggccgaggcgctgcgctccgcgtcgaaGCTCGCTTCGGTCAATGCGATCGTATTTGTGTACGACTCGAGCGACACCAACTCCTTCTCCTACATTTCCAACCTGCGCCAGCAGTTTGCCGCGCTTTCTGCGCTTCCGTCTTTGTTTGTCGCGACCAAGTGCGATCTGGATttggcgcagcagcgccacgAAGTGCAGCCCGACGTGTACTgccgcaagctcggctTGAGCATTccgcacctcggcgccggccccCTGAATGtcagcgcgcgccacggGCAGATCGCGGGGCTCTACAGCCTGATTCTGAGCATCGCCGCGGAtccccgcggcgccgtgccggtgcACAGCCGCTCGCTGTCCTACGCGCGCATGCCGTGGAAGgccggcgcgtacgcgttcctcgcgctgtttggcgcgacgggcgccgCATGGACCGTCTGGCGGttgctgcagcgcagcgggTGGCCGGTGCGTGTGCCGTGGCTGGGCCGTGTGGATCTCTAG
- a CDS encoding uncharacterized protein (EggNog:ENOG503NYUX; COG:S), with the protein MEHVADPILAVSRSSLTSLNTDDVAQVARLWNVFTKCKESLEDGRRYENLSWRLWFRQSHSSSKPDLEQAAQAAHLATAKYTIPHAAPPLSEPELSTDESTCSEDGESDRPMSSSSTMELERPRSHNAFAALIPSPQKEPSWDEHLMELARAKREYRTQSQSPEHDTHAAVRAALLHGVSAETHTEDAGTPMHGAPASLSTTGTVTPRAHEQRSRANSTHSQHGVEVSRDGTSPQPSAVTASPEEQDKAAETPHAPSDAPSDSDTPRAPQSPAVPSALPAIEERGEPPLQMQHRSATTTQLGSRLRRGNSGRALRSQERLAQRGKGHGASRAQVMQMLAMTNADDEPKAKAKPKKKRAPIVFTTGSDEDQSDEEEAKPQREEDEWSEVDEEEEKRQRAAERAAARRQRKEQEERERVDMFKKRPIRSMSLADLSAARRPKEAQQAPEQEPPARGLLSSIFHAPEARHAGAPPGRVGPQRRNPMSGKTLSFAAMPPRPAPGTESRNTSTPSTAADVSEARRNSTTSTPNMSRSKSAIALPMLNLTSMRSTTGRPDVQRTSSTASLLSGNSQSDEGHDDVGPERTRSSTALVRLSQLSQRRADANKEGGSEHKLASLVRSYSSRALLKDRPASRTSSQNSPSPTEGPSLEVESQGEPQDYFNLQRVPQNDDDDVLSPRQVRSMTHLPIPAPAPLQSPRTTRQNMLRDELSESLRQNLLWERQSRARLLGLGAPDGSGASTPVAPRRSVSNIGPTTRTEVHRDDEQSFHHKGW; encoded by the exons ATGGAACACGTCGCTGATCCAATTCTCGCggtctcgcgctcgtcgctgaCGAGCCTAAACACCGACGACGTGGCGCAAGTCGCCCGGCTATGGAatg TCTTTACCAAGTGCAAAgagtcgctcgaggacggGCGGAGATACGAGAACCTCTCGTGGCGCCTATGGTTCCGGCAGTCGCACTCGTCCAGCAAGCCCGACCTGGAACAGGCCGCACAggccgcgcacctcgccacGGCCAAGTACACCATCCCCCACGCTGCACCGCCCCTCTCCGAGCCGGAACTCTCCACGGACGAGTCTACTTGCAGTGAGGACGGCGAGAGTGACCGGCCCAtgtccagcagctcgaccaTGGAGCTCGAACGGCCCCGCTCCCATAACGCGTTTGCCGCACTGATCCCGAGCCCGCAAAAGGAGCCGTCGTGGGACGAGCACTTGatggagctcgcgcgcgccaaaCGCGAGTACCGGACACAGTCCCAGTCGCCGGAGCACGACACTCATGCGGCCgtccgcgcggcgctgctccatGGCGTCAGCGCCGAAACGCATACCGAAGACGCGGGCACGCCgatgcacggcgcgcccgcctcgctctcAACGACAGGGACGgtgacgccgcgcgcccaCGAGCAGCGCTCCCGCGCCAACTCGACGCATTcgcagcacggcgtcgaggtgtCAAGAGACGGCACAAGCCCGCAGCCCTCGGCGGtcaccgcgtcgcccgaaGAGCAGGACAAGGCGGCGGAAACGCCACATGCGCcaagcgacgcgccgagcgatTCGGacacgccgcgtgcgccgcagtcGCCTGCTGTCCCGAGTGCACTCCCGGCGATTGAAGAGCGtggcgagccgccgctgcagATGCAGCACCGCAGCGCCACCACTACACAGCTGGGCTCGCGCCTACGCCGTGGCAACAgtggccgcgcgctgcgtagccaagagcgccttgcgcaacGCGGCAAAGGgcacggcgcctcgcgggcACAGGTCATGCAGATGCTCGCCATGACCaacgccgacgacgagcccaaggccaaggccaagccgaaaaagaagcgcgcgccCATCGTCTTTACCACcggctcggacgaggaccaatcggacgaggaggaggccaAGCCCCAGCGCGAAGAAGACGAGTGGagcgaggtcgacgaggaggaggagaagcggcagcgtgccgccgagcgcgccgctgcacgccgccaGCGGAAAGAGcaagaggagcgcgagcgtgtgGACATGTTCAAGAAGCGCCCGATCCGTTCCATGAGTCTTGCAGACctctcggcggcgcgccgtccgaaAGAGGCACAGCAGGCGCCCGAGCAAGAGCCacccgcgcgcggcctgctTTCGTCCATCTTTCACGCacccgaggcgcggcacgccggtgcgccgccggggcgTGTCGgcccgcagcgccgcaaccCCATGTCGGGCAAGACGCTGAGCTTTGCGGcgatgccgccgcgcccggcgcccgGCACCGAGTCGCGGAATACCTCGACGCCTTCCACCGCCGCGGACGTCTCtgaggcgcggcgcaacagcacgacgagcacgcccaACATGAGCCGCAGCAAGAGCGCGATCGCGCTGCCGATGCTGAACCTCACGTCAATGCGCTCGACTACAGGCCGGCCggacgtgcagcgcacctcgagcaccgcctcgctccTCTCGGGCAACTCGcagagcgacgagggccATGACGATGTCGGGCCCGAGCGCACTAGGAGCAGCACCGCGCTTGTGCGCTTGTCGCAGCTCtcccagcggcgcgccgacgcgaaCAAAGAGGGCGGGAGCGAGCACAAgcttgcgtcgctcgtgcgctcGTACAGCTCGCGGGCGCTGCTTAAGGACCGccccgcgtcgcgcacctccAGCCAGAACTCCCCTTCGCCCACCGAGGGCCcctcgctcgaggtcgagagCCAGGGCGAACCGCAAGACTACTTTAACCTGCAGCGTGTGCCGCagaacgacgacgacgacgtgctctCCCCGAGGCAGGTGCGTTCCATGACGCACCTCCCGATTCCCGCacccgcgccgctgcagtCGCCCCGCACCACACGCCAAAACATGTTGCGCGACGAACTCTCCGAGAGTCTGCGCCAAAATCTGCTCTGGGAGCGCcagtcgcgcgcgcgcctcctcggcctcggcgcgccggacggGAGCGGGGCCAGCACGCCTGTCGCGCCCCGCCGGAGCGTTTCCAATATCGGCCCGACGACACGCACCGAGGTGCATCGAGATGACGAGCAGTCATTCCACCACAAGGGGTGGTAG